The proteins below come from a single Metarhizium brunneum chromosome 1, complete sequence genomic window:
- the PSF2 gene encoding DNA replication complex GINS protein, whose protein sequence is MALRLPPGLVPSEVAFLCEMELVTVVPRQRLESIHLLAGQTPQLRPPRRSNLPLWLALLLKKQRRANIVPPPWMHPDSLRDVIHHETKVDTKGWAPPPPPRSRADSLGNATRINAFSGKETILSPPFLPSCTADAPSGALPYHWFELAEMLLAHAGDDIASASEVRSLLRDLQEVRAAKMRSSTAQLESGVDGVMSLRGVGAMELAESRGFVTGVVEGVRTIGASAEAMRREEEEQGRDDGEESDDDMGL, encoded by the exons ATGGCCCTGCGTCTGCCCCCGGGACTGGTTCCCTCCGAGGTAGCCTTTCTATGTGAAATGGAGCTCGTGACTGTTGTTCCGAGACAGCGGTTAGAGAGCATCCATCTCCTCGCG GGCCAAACGCCTCAGCTGCGTCCACCCAGAAGAAGCAATCTCCCGCTCTGGCTCGCGCTGCTGCTCAAAAAACAACGCCGCGCCAACAtcgtgccgccgccgtggatGCATCCCGACTCCCTCCGCGACGTCATCCACCACGAAACCAAGGTCGACACCAAAGGATGGGCTccaccgcctccgccgcgcTCACGCGCCGATTCTCTGGGAAACGCTACACGCATAAACGCCTTCTCTGGCAAGGAGACCATTCTCTCTCCGCCGTTTCTACCGTCGTGTACGGCCGACGCGCCGTCTGGGGCTTTGCCCTATCACTGGTTTGAGTTGGCAGAGATGCTGCTCGCCCACGCAGGCGATGATATTGCTTCGGCGTCGGAAGTGCGGTCGTTACTGAGGGACCTGCAGGAGGTTCGGGCGGCCAAGATGAGGAGCAGTACGGCGCAGCTGGAGagtggtgttgatggagtGATGAGCCTGAGGGGCGTGGGGGCCATGGAGCTGGCCGAGAGCAGGGGATTTGTTACGGGCGTAGTGGAGGGTGTGAGGACGATTGGGGCAAGTGCTGAGGCCATGAGgcgagaggaagaagagcagggACGGGATGATGGAGAGGAAAGCGACGACGATATGGGATTATGA